Proteins encoded together in one Chitinophaga lutea window:
- a CDS encoding tetratricopeptide repeat protein, giving the protein MKPLFISLLLLSCSFAYGQSKTFLQLEKKIKEHIAGGQWDEVLVAAPDLLIEDPAKGDGYYYTALAFLKLNQPEKATEYLAKAESLADDRLKKETAALRTEIDRHKQAHAVMENAQKEEQSGSKKAADEWQKLWEIDKTQTAYALNAVELYVEQKNYPQALEILNDPALANDEGAKTLRSRINQTPEMYKINGYNDAMALGKNNISKGNYKTAITNFDAALKFSAGDADAIQQKKTAQDELAWQAARNENTIESIEAYIKGNTIGRHKEQGKKIVKDALIRFGQQYADKNDIPQMEYFLFKYLKDYPGDADAPTVKAALCAAYLKAADIEKQKKYASSQEQALTYYNNINQYCPGTYSLNDAIRTAKRKKLRYGRPDRFFLSYVYDSLAPIGLSLGTLNNRAVGMYLTFRMSESFLTKSAYFTVNNQGELEGNVYKDIRPTGETLKGNADLMLGLTKKLTYPLWVYGGGGATLHRHWEEMSSYHDNGALYETEWVKNTDEQYIKPVVEAGLIIDLSGFNIRAGGKMIDFKDIYYSLGVGFSFKR; this is encoded by the coding sequence ATGAAACCACTGTTCATTTCGCTGTTGCTGCTTTCCTGCAGCTTTGCTTACGGCCAGTCGAAAACTTTCCTGCAGCTGGAAAAGAAGATCAAGGAACACATTGCCGGCGGTCAATGGGACGAAGTGCTGGTAGCCGCGCCCGACCTGCTGATCGAAGACCCTGCGAAGGGCGACGGGTATTATTACACCGCCCTCGCCTTCCTGAAACTGAACCAGCCCGAAAAAGCCACCGAATACCTGGCCAAGGCCGAGTCGCTGGCCGACGACCGGCTCAAAAAGGAAACCGCCGCGCTGAGAACGGAAATCGACCGGCACAAGCAGGCCCATGCCGTGATGGAAAACGCGCAGAAGGAAGAACAAAGCGGCAGTAAAAAAGCCGCGGACGAATGGCAGAAACTCTGGGAAATAGACAAGACCCAGACAGCCTATGCCCTGAATGCCGTGGAGCTGTACGTGGAACAGAAAAACTATCCGCAGGCGCTGGAGATCCTCAACGATCCGGCACTGGCGAATGACGAAGGCGCGAAAACCCTCCGCTCCCGTATCAACCAGACGCCCGAAATGTACAAGATCAACGGCTATAACGATGCCATGGCGCTCGGGAAAAATAACATCAGCAAAGGCAACTACAAAACCGCCATCACGAACTTCGACGCGGCGCTGAAATTCAGTGCCGGCGATGCCGACGCCATACAGCAGAAAAAGACCGCGCAGGACGAACTGGCCTGGCAGGCGGCCCGCAACGAAAACACCATCGAATCGATTGAAGCGTACATCAAAGGCAATACCATCGGCCGGCACAAGGAACAGGGGAAAAAGATCGTGAAGGATGCCCTGATCCGTTTCGGACAACAATACGCGGACAAGAACGATATTCCGCAGATGGAATACTTCCTGTTCAAGTACCTCAAAGATTATCCCGGCGATGCCGATGCCCCGACAGTGAAAGCCGCCCTGTGCGCCGCCTACCTCAAAGCCGCCGACATCGAAAAACAGAAGAAATACGCCTCCTCGCAGGAGCAGGCGCTGACTTATTACAACAACATCAACCAGTACTGCCCCGGCACCTATTCGCTTAACGACGCCATCCGCACCGCCAAACGGAAAAAACTCCGGTACGGCCGGCCGGACCGTTTTTTCCTGTCGTACGTATACGACAGCCTGGCCCCTATCGGTCTTTCCCTCGGCACGCTGAACAATCGCGCCGTGGGCATGTACCTCACCTTCAGGATGAGCGAATCCTTCCTCACCAAATCCGCCTACTTCACCGTGAACAACCAGGGTGAGCTGGAAGGGAACGTATACAAGGATATCCGCCCCACCGGCGAAACCCTTAAGGGAAATGCAGACCTCATGCTCGGCCTCACCAAAAAGCTCACCTACCCGCTGTGGGTGTACGGCGGAGGCGGCGCAACGCTGCACCGGCATTGGGAGGAGATGTCCTCCTACCACGACAACGGCGCCCTCTATGAAACCGAATGGGTGAAGAACACGGACGAGCAATACATCAAACCCGTGGTGGAAGCCGGCCTCATCATAGACCTCAGCGGCTTCAACATCCGTGCGGGCGGCAAGATGATCGATTTCAAGGATATCTACTATTCGCTGGGGGTGGGATTTTCGTTTAAGCGATAG
- a CDS encoding cytochrome-c peroxidase: MAGIVTVHACHSPDKPAGQTAGAAKKELPGLGSIDALPLTYRSPADNPSTPEKVELGRLLFYDPVLSGGKDVACATCHHPDFGYAESIDLSIGVNGKGLGEMRRFNEGNNIPFTKRNSQSLLNTAFNGIRSDGQYTPEEAPMFWDLRAKGLEEQAAMPIKTFEEMRGHGFSEERITEEVVKRVNGIAQYRRLFKTAFPESNAVTLTDITKALGAFQRSLTAVNSRFDQFMRGDRSALSAREQEGMRLFIKSGCARCHSGPMLSDFQSHVLGAPDNEKLPVSDSGIQRSYGFRTPTLRNLRFTRPYMHSGKLQTLNEVLLFYEDLHGKPLRNPHVECAQLDPLAAAVRVEFNDVNTIVEFLNTLNDANYDKRMPASVPSGLPVGGNIR; this comes from the coding sequence TTGGCCGGCATTGTAACTGTGCATGCCTGCCACTCGCCCGACAAACCGGCCGGCCAAACTGCCGGCGCCGCAAAAAAAGAACTGCCCGGCCTGGGGTCGATAGACGCATTGCCGCTTACTTACCGTTCTCCCGCCGATAATCCGTCCACGCCCGAAAAAGTGGAGCTGGGGCGATTGCTGTTTTACGACCCGGTATTGTCCGGCGGAAAAGATGTAGCCTGCGCCACCTGTCATCATCCGGATTTCGGTTATGCGGAAAGCATCGACCTGTCCATCGGCGTAAACGGGAAAGGCCTGGGGGAAATGCGGCGTTTCAACGAGGGCAACAATATCCCTTTCACCAAACGCAATTCCCAATCGCTTCTCAATACGGCATTCAACGGCATTCGTTCAGACGGGCAATATACGCCCGAAGAGGCGCCCATGTTCTGGGACCTTCGCGCCAAGGGCCTTGAAGAGCAGGCTGCCATGCCGATAAAAACTTTCGAAGAAATGCGCGGGCATGGTTTCAGTGAAGAGCGTATTACGGAAGAAGTGGTGAAACGTGTGAACGGCATTGCCCAATACCGGCGGCTTTTCAAAACAGCGTTCCCGGAAAGCAATGCGGTCACGCTCACCGATATCACCAAAGCGCTCGGCGCGTTCCAGCGTTCGCTGACGGCCGTGAACTCGCGGTTCGACCAGTTTATGCGCGGCGACCGCTCCGCCCTTTCGGCAAGGGAACAGGAAGGCATGCGGCTGTTTATTAAATCCGGCTGCGCACGTTGCCACAGCGGGCCCATGCTGTCTGATTTTCAATCGCATGTACTGGGAGCGCCCGACAATGAAAAGTTGCCGGTATCCGATTCCGGCATTCAGCGCAGTTACGGCTTCCGCACGCCGACGCTTCGGAACCTGCGGTTCACCAGGCCGTACATGCACAGTGGTAAATTGCAAACCCTCAACGAAGTGCTCCTTTTTTACGAAGACCTGCATGGCAAACCACTGCGCAACCCGCACGTCGAATGCGCGCAGCTCGATCCCCTGGCCGCTGCGGTACGGGTGGAGTTTAATGACGTCAATACAATTGTGGAATTCCTGAACACGCTCAACGATGCCAACTACGACAAAAGGATGCCCGCTTCCGTGCCGAGCGGCTTGCCCGTAGGCGGGAATATCAGGTAA
- a CDS encoding winged helix-turn-helix domain-containing protein produces MSDSRNLLSGKRRYLAGLILLSFIAVICAAFSMTGSDDFVTARREVLLRQIGHEILLQSGDSTSRVLPVKKIAENEYQIRFEKDLTFQPASLVNTTRRLLAKDPLASDYVVNVLNAGNSSVTYAYAISKNKKDDIVTCLGRKQPRASYMINIKFKPAGIHTARNVYLLGGLPLLAFVGFIFLRSVKPRKALPADQDTAATSDTELFTLGSVLFDVKNRRLIINGETTDLTETETRVLHIFALSPNETIARSRLQKEIWEDEGVIVGRSLDMFISKLRKKLEPDPNISIVVIRGKGYRLEIGG; encoded by the coding sequence ATGTCCGATAGCCGAAATCTCCTCTCCGGGAAACGCAGGTACCTGGCCGGATTGATATTACTCTCGTTTATCGCAGTAATCTGCGCGGCTTTCAGTATGACCGGCAGTGACGATTTTGTTACCGCCAGAAGGGAAGTTCTGCTCCGCCAGATCGGACATGAAATACTCCTGCAGTCGGGCGACAGTACCTCGAGGGTACTCCCGGTTAAAAAGATCGCGGAAAATGAATACCAGATCAGGTTTGAGAAAGATCTTACTTTTCAACCGGCATCCCTGGTGAATACGACCCGGCGTTTGCTGGCCAAAGATCCCCTCGCCAGTGATTATGTAGTTAATGTGCTGAATGCCGGCAACTCCAGCGTAACCTATGCATACGCTATATCCAAAAATAAAAAGGATGATATTGTAACATGCCTGGGCAGAAAGCAGCCCCGGGCATCCTACATGATCAACATCAAATTCAAACCGGCAGGAATACATACAGCAAGGAATGTATATCTTCTGGGAGGCCTGCCATTGTTGGCATTTGTGGGCTTTATTTTTTTGAGGTCTGTTAAGCCGCGAAAAGCTTTACCTGCTGATCAGGATACAGCAGCTACAAGTGATACCGAGCTATTCACTTTGGGCTCGGTGTTGTTCGATGTGAAGAACCGGCGTCTCATCATCAACGGAGAGACAACAGACCTGACCGAAACGGAAACCCGTGTATTGCACATTTTCGCATTATCTCCCAACGAGACCATCGCGCGAAGCCGGCTGCAAAAAGAGATATGGGAAGATGAAGGTGTTATTGTGGGGCGCAGCCTGGATATGTTCATATCAAAACTCAGAAAGAAACTGGAACCCGATCCGAACATCAGCATTGTTGTTATACGCGGAAAAGGATATAGGCTCGAAATTGGTGGTTAA
- a CDS encoding glycosyltransferase produces MIILIRNIVNCISESFTNVKLVIAGFDKNEILKDKIQNDRIFHFGELSKVALFELYAISELGIIPSLYEQCSYVALEMMMHGLPTIATDIPGLSELFCNNLSAKLVNIKFDKSGYEFEPTCITQEVLKLLNDRNLAARYRRNACLQFRKRFSAKRMVNFTFRTYDQVANKSSYND; encoded by the coding sequence TTGATTATCCTCATAAGGAATATAGTCAACTGTATAAGCGAGAGTTTTACCAATGTGAAGTTGGTAATTGCTGGCTTTGACAAGAACGAGATTCTTAAAGATAAGATTCAGAATGACAGGATTTTTCATTTTGGTGAATTAAGTAAGGTTGCGCTTTTTGAACTCTATGCCATATCGGAGCTAGGCATTATTCCCTCCTTGTATGAGCAATGTAGCTATGTTGCACTGGAAATGATGATGCATGGACTTCCAACAATCGCAACGGACATTCCTGGGTTAAGTGAATTATTTTGCAATAATTTATCAGCTAAACTCGTTAATATAAAATTCGATAAGAGTGGATACGAATTTGAGCCAACTTGTATTACACAAGAGGTACTCAAACTTCTAAATGATCGAAATTTGGCCGCACGTTATAGGCGAAATGCATGTTTGCAGTTCCGTAAGCGCTTCTCTGCAAAAAGAATGGTAAACTTTACCTTTAGAACGTATGACCAAGTTGCCAATAAAAGCAGCTATAATGATTAA
- a CDS encoding OmpA family protein, translating to MTKLPIKAAIMINLKFIFCICTLTYCTQAALCQNLVVNGDFNRANLCELNSPCSPKGWYTSYDIDWAYQRIHNFGVDGTHCIFVSVGGIYFNYWQSELMAPLSKDHTYKLDYYIKNVQGVTDINAIQVGFTSSRTHLLGTKQLPIGRIIDYKTARSRKKKEGWIKMSIQFQADGSEKWIIIGRSADRGSVETDSNRYLYALDELTLTSVREMALDENFIQQRTMELTSNRKRHELGNKSEKSQSASLNGGFSDTIKYAKSLSITDTIRISNILFDVDSFKLKVNGDLFILDSLARVLRSQRFVRIFVNGHTDDSGGDEYNLSLSVKRADVVREYLIRAGLPADRIEAKGYGSRMPLNENTSEHGRIKNRRVEILILRE from the coding sequence ATGACCAAGTTGCCAATAAAAGCAGCTATAATGATTAATTTGAAATTCATATTCTGCATTTGCACCCTCACTTATTGCACCCAAGCAGCTTTATGCCAGAATTTAGTTGTGAATGGTGATTTCAATAGAGCCAACCTTTGCGAATTAAACTCACCATGTAGCCCCAAAGGATGGTATACATCATATGATATCGACTGGGCATATCAGAGGATTCACAACTTCGGCGTGGATGGAACTCATTGTATATTTGTTTCTGTAGGTGGCATATACTTTAACTACTGGCAGAGTGAATTAATGGCTCCGCTTTCTAAAGATCATACTTATAAACTTGACTATTATATCAAAAATGTGCAGGGAGTTACTGATATAAATGCGATTCAAGTAGGTTTCACTAGCTCGAGGACCCACCTCCTGGGGACTAAACAACTTCCTATTGGCAGAATTATTGACTATAAAACTGCCCGCTCAAGAAAGAAGAAAGAGGGCTGGATCAAGATGTCGATACAATTTCAGGCGGATGGTAGTGAAAAATGGATAATAATTGGAAGGAGCGCGGACAGAGGAAGTGTGGAAACAGATTCGAATCGTTACTTGTATGCGTTGGATGAATTGACACTTACCTCTGTACGAGAAATGGCTCTGGACGAGAATTTTATTCAGCAGAGAACAATGGAGTTAACAAGCAACAGGAAACGACATGAATTAGGAAATAAATCAGAAAAAAGCCAATCAGCTTCATTGAATGGTGGATTTTCTGATACGATTAAATATGCCAAATCATTGTCAATTACGGATACAATACGAATTTCGAATATTTTATTCGACGTTGATAGTTTTAAACTAAAGGTCAATGGTGATTTGTTTATTTTGGACAGCCTCGCAAGAGTGTTAAGGAGTCAGCGCTTTGTTAGAATATTCGTTAATGGACATACCGATGATTCGGGGGGGGACGAATACAATCTTAGCCTATCTGTAAAAAGAGCAGATGTAGTTCGCGAGTACCTTATACGCGCTGGTTTGCCGGCCGATAGAATAGAGGCTAAAGGATATGGGAGCAGAATGCCGCTAAATGAAAATACGTCCGAACATGGAAGAATAAAAAATCGCCGCGTGGAAATCCTGATATTGCGTGAATAG
- a CDS encoding DUF3667 domain-containing protein — translation MKTQHLRKDKNCLNCGTEVPDRFCSHCGQENVDTKESFGHLVSHFFQDITHYDSKLLLTLKSLFFYPGQLTRKYVAGHRADYVNPIRLYVFTSFLFFLMLGSLNHSESPYLRKKPHEISKEESDRKKVVKTLGAAGERLRDTAGKVQSEDSLEYKTASDVLLTFKDLEEDTTGRSAILYDSLQELKPESARDAFLLRKVMRRRFEMRDKYGDNANAVLKEKMWHHYPKLMFLLLPFFALLMKWIYRRKELYYADHAIFAIHIHTFIFMLYILGMLLNMLLHNDEIYGWLMLIVFLYFVLASRNMYSVSWGGAIGRSMLVATLYAFGTLLVGLLFLFLMFAIV, via the coding sequence GTGAAAACACAACACCTTAGAAAAGACAAAAACTGCCTGAACTGCGGAACCGAAGTGCCCGACCGCTTTTGTTCCCACTGCGGACAGGAAAACGTCGATACCAAAGAGTCGTTCGGGCACCTGGTAAGCCACTTCTTCCAGGATATCACCCACTACGACTCCAAACTGCTGCTGACCTTAAAATCGCTTTTTTTCTACCCCGGCCAGCTTACCAGGAAGTATGTGGCCGGCCACCGGGCGGATTACGTGAACCCTATCCGCCTGTACGTTTTTACCTCTTTCCTGTTTTTCCTCATGCTGGGCTCGCTGAACCACAGCGAAAGCCCGTACCTGCGTAAAAAACCGCACGAAATCAGCAAGGAGGAAAGCGATCGTAAAAAAGTAGTCAAAACGCTGGGCGCCGCCGGGGAAAGGCTCCGCGATACCGCCGGCAAGGTGCAGTCGGAAGACTCACTGGAATATAAAACGGCATCTGATGTGCTGCTCACTTTCAAAGACCTGGAGGAAGACACTACCGGGCGCTCGGCCATCCTGTACGACTCCCTCCAGGAGCTTAAACCGGAGTCCGCCCGGGACGCCTTCCTTCTCCGCAAGGTAATGCGCCGCCGCTTCGAAATGCGCGACAAATACGGCGATAACGCCAATGCCGTGCTCAAGGAAAAGATGTGGCACCATTACCCGAAACTGATGTTCCTGCTGCTGCCTTTCTTTGCGCTGCTCATGAAATGGATATACCGGCGCAAAGAGCTGTATTATGCGGACCATGCGATCTTCGCCATCCACATACACACGTTCATTTTTATGCTGTATATCCTCGGGATGCTGCTGAACATGCTCCTTCACAACGACGAAATATACGGCTGGCTGATGCTGATCGTATTCCTTTATTTTGTGCTGGCGTCGAGGAACATGTACAGCGTCAGCTGGGGAGGCGCCATCGGCCGCTCCATGCTGGTAGCGACGCTGTACGCGTTCGGAACTTTACTGGTAGGATTGCTGTTTCTCTTTTTGATGTTCGCAATTGTTTAA
- a CDS encoding enoyl-CoA hydratase-related protein — protein MAPEFIIVHPQVLPHIAHIQLNRPQELNALNLQLMLELRDALRALDEDEQVRCIVLSGNEKAFAAGADIKQMAGKTAIDMYNTDQFSTWDAIKKIKKPIIAAVSGFALGGGCELAMLCDMIVASETAKFGQPEIKIGVMPGAGGTQRLTRAVGKALAMEMVLTGKFITAEEALRAGLINRVVPPDLFLSEAFRLAETIAQQSPLAVKMAKEAVLRAFDSTLEEGLHFERKNFYLLFASDDQKEGMQAFIEKRTPVFTGK, from the coding sequence ATGGCCCCCGAATTCATTATCGTACACCCACAGGTTTTACCGCATATCGCGCATATCCAGCTGAACCGCCCGCAGGAGCTGAACGCGCTTAACCTGCAGCTGATGCTGGAGCTGCGCGACGCGCTCAGGGCGCTGGATGAAGACGAACAGGTGCGCTGCATCGTGCTCAGCGGCAACGAAAAAGCTTTCGCGGCCGGGGCAGACATCAAGCAGATGGCGGGCAAAACGGCCATCGACATGTACAATACCGACCAGTTCAGCACCTGGGATGCGATCAAAAAAATCAAAAAGCCTATTATTGCAGCGGTAAGCGGCTTCGCCCTCGGCGGCGGCTGCGAGCTGGCCATGCTCTGCGACATGATCGTGGCCAGCGAAACGGCGAAGTTCGGGCAGCCGGAAATCAAGATCGGCGTAATGCCGGGAGCGGGCGGCACCCAACGCCTCACCAGGGCCGTCGGCAAAGCGCTGGCCATGGAAATGGTGCTCACGGGGAAATTCATCACCGCGGAAGAAGCATTGCGCGCAGGGCTCATCAACCGGGTAGTGCCGCCGGACCTCTTCCTCAGTGAAGCGTTCCGCCTCGCCGAAACGATCGCCCAGCAAAGCCCGCTGGCCGTTAAAATGGCGAAAGAAGCGGTGCTCCGGGCCTTCGACAGCACCCTGGAAGAAGGGCTGCACTTCGAAAGAAAAAACTTTTACCTGCTCTTCGCCTCCGACGATCAGAAGGAAGGCATGCAGGCTTTTATAGAAAAACGCACACCGGTCTTTACAGGAAAATAA
- a CDS encoding carbonic anhydrase: MNPFEQLLENNKVWAAQKVAEDKDFFKRLQDQQAPKFLWIGCSDSRVPANEITNTEPGEIFVHRNVANMVVHTDMNLLTVLEYAIKVLKVEHILVVGHYGCGGVKAAMTNQNYGIINPWLKHIKDVYRFHRDEINALETEEEQVNRLTELNVKEQVMNLAKTNTIQEAWRKENRPHLHGWVYGLSNGLINPVFHMPPDTHIDPIYEYDIQ, translated from the coding sequence ATGAATCCATTTGAACAGTTGCTGGAAAATAACAAAGTATGGGCCGCGCAGAAAGTGGCGGAGGACAAAGACTTTTTTAAACGGCTGCAGGACCAGCAGGCGCCGAAGTTCCTCTGGATTGGCTGCTCGGACAGCCGCGTGCCGGCCAACGAGATCACCAACACCGAACCGGGCGAAATATTCGTGCACCGCAACGTGGCCAACATGGTGGTGCATACGGACATGAACCTGCTCACCGTGCTGGAATACGCCATCAAGGTGCTGAAGGTGGAGCACATCCTCGTAGTGGGCCATTACGGTTGCGGCGGGGTGAAAGCGGCCATGACGAACCAGAACTACGGCATCATCAACCCCTGGCTGAAACATATCAAGGACGTGTATCGCTTCCATCGCGATGAGATCAACGCCCTGGAAACGGAAGAAGAACAGGTCAACCGCCTGACTGAACTGAACGTGAAGGAACAGGTCATGAACCTGGCCAAAACCAACACCATCCAGGAAGCCTGGCGCAAGGAAAACCGCCCGCATCTGCACGGCTGGGTATACGGCCTCAGCAACGGCCTCATCAACCCGGTATTCCACATGCCGCCGGACACGCACATCGACCCGATCTACGAATACGATATCCAATGA
- a CDS encoding RagB/SusD family nutrient uptake outer membrane protein yields MKKQYIYFPALAFLFMVGTLVSCKKNFLGVSDQLAPELTTEKVFSDPTLTRQFYANIFSGIPNSSLLVLDDSYRSLNGLDNPWPAVSDELKVAWNNVRSLASNGYNPGDATLGRWVTLYRLIRQTNVFIDKAHPIPHTGLSDFINEEEMTRMKNVARFFRAYYHYLLFELYGPIPIMSKVIDPAETSLDFPRNSVDEVVKFINDELTAVIPVLDEIPPRPEERTVPTKGVAMAVKAKLLVYAASPLFNGGFPEALTLSNTDGKQLFPAKNTNKWKLAKTALEEFLSFANGKYELFKLYTGPGGSYNPDESLYRLFIDVENNKEIIWANPVTSWGAVNEEGTDRRATPRSERAGFASIGVTQELVDDFFMIDGLPIKESPLYNEQSFSVAGDDPSGRTEPGTFKMWVNREPRFYQTVFFQNRRWPISNNIIQFQKGSGNDNSAGDNPYTGYLLYKRLARNIRNEGTYPRSQFRPAIIFRLAEFYLLYAEACNEVEPADPKILDYLDKVRERAGIPKLANIKPGLLGNQEQLREAIRHERRVELATEGQRYFDVRRWMIADKPAGQGGQGGPSTGMNMNSSDLTIGGFYKRTFVENRVFMKAMYLYPIPLDEIQKSRLLVQNPLW; encoded by the coding sequence ATGAAAAAGCAATATATATACTTCCCGGCACTGGCCTTTCTGTTCATGGTGGGCACGCTGGTATCGTGCAAAAAAAATTTCCTGGGTGTTTCTGATCAGCTGGCCCCGGAGCTCACCACGGAGAAAGTGTTTTCCGATCCCACGCTTACCAGGCAATTCTACGCAAATATCTTTTCAGGGATACCAAATTCATCCCTTTTGGTACTGGATGATAGTTACAGGTCGCTGAACGGGCTCGATAACCCCTGGCCCGCCGTGTCCGACGAGCTGAAGGTAGCCTGGAACAATGTACGATCGCTGGCAAGCAACGGTTATAATCCCGGCGATGCGACATTAGGCAGATGGGTGACGTTATATCGGTTAATCAGGCAGACAAATGTTTTCATAGACAAGGCACATCCAATACCGCACACCGGGCTTTCAGATTTCATCAATGAAGAGGAGATGACGCGCATGAAGAACGTAGCAAGGTTTTTCAGGGCCTATTATCACTATTTGCTCTTTGAGTTATATGGCCCCATACCGATTATGTCGAAAGTTATTGATCCGGCGGAAACCAGCCTGGACTTTCCACGGAACAGCGTGGATGAAGTGGTGAAATTTATCAACGACGAATTGACGGCAGTAATTCCTGTTTTGGATGAAATTCCCCCACGCCCCGAAGAAAGAACGGTCCCTACCAAAGGAGTTGCCATGGCAGTGAAAGCAAAATTGCTGGTATATGCTGCCAGCCCATTGTTCAACGGGGGCTTTCCTGAAGCGCTGACGCTTAGCAACACCGATGGCAAGCAGTTGTTCCCCGCTAAGAATACTAATAAATGGAAGCTGGCAAAAACAGCGCTCGAAGAATTTCTGAGTTTCGCCAATGGCAAATATGAACTGTTCAAGCTGTATACCGGGCCGGGGGGCTCGTACAATCCTGATGAGAGCTTGTATCGCTTGTTTATTGACGTGGAAAACAACAAGGAGATTATCTGGGCCAACCCGGTAACATCCTGGGGCGCAGTTAACGAAGAGGGCACCGACCGGCGGGCAACCCCCAGAAGCGAAAGGGCGGGTTTCGCTTCAATAGGCGTTACACAGGAACTGGTAGACGACTTCTTCATGATAGATGGCCTGCCAATCAAAGAGTCGCCTTTGTACAATGAGCAGTCCTTTTCTGTTGCCGGCGACGACCCTTCAGGCCGAACGGAACCTGGTACATTTAAAATGTGGGTGAACAGGGAGCCGCGGTTTTACCAGACCGTTTTCTTCCAGAACAGACGCTGGCCTATCAGCAATAATATCATACAGTTTCAGAAAGGGAGCGGAAACGATAATAGCGCCGGCGATAATCCTTATACAGGTTACCTGCTGTATAAACGCCTCGCCCGCAATATCCGCAACGAAGGTACCTATCCCCGCTCGCAATTCCGGCCTGCCATTATTTTTCGCCTGGCTGAGTTCTACCTGCTGTATGCAGAGGCATGCAATGAGGTGGAACCGGCCGATCCCAAAATTCTTGACTACCTGGATAAGGTGAGAGAAAGAGCCGGTATTCCTAAACTGGCTAATATTAAGCCAGGATTGCTGGGCAACCAGGAACAATTACGGGAAGCCATTCGGCATGAGCGCCGTGTTGAACTGGCAACGGAAGGGCAAAGGTATTTTGATGTGAGAAGATGGATGATTGCCGATAAGCCCGCAGGCCAGGGTGGACAAGGCGGGCCGTCAACCGGCATGAACATGAATTCATCGGATCTTACGATCGGAGGATTCTACAAAAGAACATTTGTTGAAAACAGGGTATTCATGAAAGCCATGTACCTGTATCCTATCCCCCTGGATGAAATTCAAAAAAGCAGGCTGCTGGTGCAAAACCCGCTTTGGTGA